From a region of the Podospora pseudopauciseta strain CBS 411.78 chromosome 7 map unlocalized CBS411.78m_7, whole genome shotgun sequence genome:
- a CDS encoding uncharacterized protein (COG:S; EggNog:ENOG503NZSE) yields MKFTCLGVASVASLVVFPFRASAHPLDVHNAQVSRGWTGVKEPCKEIQENVAKWMIDNDIVPKNLDGVFRLLQPPVPPSPIRPSLAFACLKSIPLYADVAKSHVDYLAPLVEWQSTVDYLRNPPKGYLSEAVDLTQGLKDISANLQGKKQIYSNMFDFLADMHTLLSTRVRDGHFNARSLLLELFTFERSAQFVSISQDGLELPSIYLRDDIKHTGDGYTPSPVVSINGVPAIDFFLISSIQSSGSHDPDARFNTLFPSVSKDANLNHIGNNDIYILGLEDATNVKLQNGTVLRFDNTAHVRANFSEIDSGTSLYNAYGQGNGTTPSTWAQIAYDWADKNWTAPRNGFPTPFSTTPSESLRTFLLPEVGFEDTAVLALNSFAETQSPYDPLALLSFPARVNNATKDFIAAARASNRTKLILDLQGNGGGLTDYITIVYLHLFPVSNPAAPYNWPLLHQVRAHPQLQWIGTELEKLQSNNTALTAPLRSLLSLYLTPNGTRWSSFQEFFGPVVDSKGNSFTNHSLINVTINAFESFPFPPVSPAPPFRPEDMVIVTDGECASACAIFTSILAHIHGVKTIALGGRPLNQPMQAIGQVKGGPVYSFQGFVSPDPRNASTPLPPGVKLPVNGKPPLRIPVGLPTAARDIGGANVGYNLGNMFPYDLAKGEVIGDKEVPLQMRYQAAHCRLFFTWEMTRNITAIWRAAREVAWGDGKCVRGSSTGRDGRIGNTTLPYSKAVEDKFKLGKGPGSVKR; encoded by the exons ATGAAGTTCACTTGTCTTGGAGTGGCATCGGTTGCCTCACTGGTTGTCTTTCCGTTTCGAGCCTCCGCCCACCCCCTCGATGTCCACAACGCGCAAGTCTCTCGCGGATGGACAGGTGTAAAGGAGCCATGCAAAGAGATCCAGGAAAATGTCGCAAAGTGGATGATAGACAATGATATCG TTCCTAAAAACCTAGACGGGGTTTTCCGACTGCTTCAACCACCCGTCCCGCCTTCTCCTATACGGCCATCTCTTGCCTTTGCATGCCTTAAATCCATCCCTCTTTATGCAGATGTGGCAAAGAGTCATGTTGACTATCTTGCTCCTCTCGTCGAATGGCAAAGCACAGTGGACTACTTGCGTAATCCCCCCAAG GGCTATCTATCCGAGGCTGTTGACTTGACTCAAGGACTCAAGGACATCTCGGCAAATCTTCAAGGCAAAAAGCAAATATATTCTAACATGTTCGACTTTTTAGCGGATATGCATACTCTCCTTAGCACCCGTGTTAGGGATGGCCACTTTAACGCCAGGTCATTGCTGTTGGAGTTGTTTACGTTTGAGAGATCTGCCCAGTTCGTTTCGATATCTCAGGATGGTCTCGAACTACCAAGCATATATCTCCGTG ACGACATCAAGCACACCGGTGATGGGTATACTCCTTCTCCAGTCGTATCTATCAACGGCGTCCCCGCTATCGACTTCTTCCTCATATCATCCATCCAAAGCAGTGGCAGCCACGATCCGGATGCTCGGTTCAACACTTTGTTCCCAAGTGTTTCCAAAGACGCCAATTTGAACCACATAGGGAACAATGATATCTACATTCTCGGTCTTGAAGATGCCACAAATGTAAAGCTCCAGAATGGCACCGTTCTTCGCTTTGACAACACAGCTCATGTGCGCGCAAATTTCTCCGAAATCGATTCTGGAACAAGTTTATACAACGCCTACGGCCAGGGGAATGGGACGACTCCCAGCACTTGGGCGCAGATAGCCTACGACTGGGCGGACAAGAATTGGACAGCTCCCCGTAATGGGTTTCCGACCCCCTTCAGCACAACACCAAGCGAGTCGTTGCGGACATTCTTGCTGCCAGAAGTTGGTTTTGAGGATACTGCAGTGCTTGCCCTCAACAGCTTTGCGGAAACGCAGAGCCCTTACGACCCTTTGGCCTTGCTCTCCTTCCCTGCAAGGGTCAACAACGCTACCAAAGACTTTATCGCGGCAGCCAGAGCTTCGAATCGTACAAAGCTCATTCTGGACCTGCAGGGAAATGGCGGTGGGCTCACCGACTACATTACCATCGTCTACCTTCATCTCTTTCCTGTCTCCAACCCAGCCGCGCCATACAACTGGCCCCTCTTGCATCAAGTTCGAGCCCACCCTCAACTCCAGTGGATAGGGACCGAGCTCGAAAAGCTTCAGTCCAATAATACTGCACTCACCGCACCTCTCCGCAGCCTCTTGAGCCTATACCTGACGCCCAATGGCACTCGATGGTCCTCCTTCCAAGAGTTCTTCGGCCCGGTTGTCGACTCAAAAGGTAACAGCTTCACCAACCACTCTCTTATCAACGTTACCATCAACGCGTTTGAgtcctttcccttcccacCCGTCTCCCCTGCGCCGCCCTTCCGTCCCGAGGACATGGTCATCGTCACAGACGGCGAGTGCGCATCTGCCTgcgccatcttcacctcGATTCTCGCACACATCCACGGCGTTAAAACCATCGCCCTCGGCGGCCGTCCTCTGAACCAGCCCATGCAGGCCATCGGTCAAGTCAAAGGCGGACCGGTGTACAGCTTCCAAGGCTTCGTCAGTCCCGACCCGAGAAACGCCTCCACCCCTCTGCCTCCTGGAGTCAAGCTTCCGGTCAACGGAAAGCCGCCTCTCCGGATTCCGGTCGGTCTCCCGACTGCGGCGAGAGACATTGGCGGGGCGAACGTGGGATACAATCTGGGGAACATGTTCCCGTATGATCTCGCGAAGGGGGAGGTTATTGGGGACAAGGAGGTGCCGCTGCAGATGAGGTATCAGGCGGCGCATTGCAGGCTATTTTTTACGTGGGAGATGACGAGAAACATCACTGCCATTTGGAGAGCTGCGAGGGAAGTTGCTTGGGGGGATGGAAAGTGCGTGAGAGGAAGCAGCACGGGGCGAGATGGAAGGATTGGAAATACAACCTTGCCGTATAGCAAGGCGGTGGAAGACAAGTTCAAGTTGGGGAAGGGGCCGGGAAGTGTAAAGAGATAG